In one Candidatus Dormiibacterota bacterium genomic region, the following are encoded:
- a CDS encoding GNAT family N-acetyltransferase, whose translation MEIRLAHAQDRSAILALTGRFAEFELPSWRTPDEVNAGTRRQVERALAQVSDRSQVLVATEAGRVVGFAWMLVIQDFYRGTDMAKLSEIAVAEDGRGIGSALIAAAEEWARERGLGMLVLNVMNGNLRARRLYERSGFAAEYSMMAKPL comes from the coding sequence ATGGAGATTCGTCTTGCGCATGCCCAAGATCGATCGGCGATCCTGGCCCTCACCGGTCGCTTTGCCGAGTTCGAGTTGCCTTCGTGGCGAACGCCAGACGAGGTCAATGCGGGGACGCGACGCCAAGTCGAGCGGGCACTCGCTCAAGTCTCGGATAGGTCGCAAGTTTTGGTCGCTACCGAAGCCGGGCGAGTCGTCGGCTTTGCATGGATGCTCGTGATTCAGGATTTCTATCGCGGTACCGATATGGCGAAGCTCTCGGAGATCGCGGTCGCCGAAGATGGACGCGGGATCGGCTCGGCGCTCATCGCTGCGGCGGAGGAGTGGGCGCGCGAGCGTGGCCTGGGCATGCTCGTGCTCAACGTGATGAATGGGAATCTCCGCGCTCGCCGTCTATACGAACGCTCCGGTTTTGCGGCGGAGTATAGCATGATGGCAAAGCCGCTATAG
- a CDS encoding EAL domain-containing protein: protein MLGLREPGAIHPRKTAIYVAVFLLLWPLANYLAWHTALVPGIGSWSIDAALDVLLFLMLGWRWSPLIAVAIALRIAIGNAPGISLAGQIVEPAIAGAGYGIATCWLLQRMRVRFPLASLREVALFSGLLVLAAPIVINLVEMLVAVAFHDLTWERALIHYVRFFSGDAVAIIVIVPAVTAFADWNAMRTSLLTRRPHAGRELVLASITTAIVVCAAFVIRPVVGTPALELAFVPLAVLAIRFGMGGAIVGIVVTDISSTVLHFAFNTTNLDNTEYQMFLLASALMSLLLGAVSAERDALTVRLERRAFVDELTGLPNREPLIEWIERHSDASLILVILDIDDMRLLNEGVGRVNADRVLADLAVRLRTGLPTSYYVARLSADEFAVALVDDRSPHALLAELRGFFEAPFDVEGSRIFVSASIGAVRMVRFSSADDVLRKADLALHHAKRTPTRGVVYSPELQAGAAPSLVGELHRAVERDEFVLFFQPIFAYDKEAQFWRVAGAEALLRWAHPERGIVTPDSFIDMLERLAISERVGWNVVDRSLAQAAIWRATVPDFKVWVNLFGRQAVDRDCSRRIGEAILRAGLPSDVLVVEISERLVASDEREVAALVQSLRRIGVMTAIDDFGTGGSTFGRVSDVPAEILKIDRTFVNRSEVDAKAKAVATTIVRLASELGMTVLAEGVENAMQVEAMLDIGCYLAQGYALGHPLPADLFTRTVLDVSIAI from the coding sequence GTGCTCGGATTGCGGGAACCCGGTGCGATTCATCCGCGAAAGACGGCCATCTATGTGGCGGTTTTTCTGTTATTGTGGCCGCTGGCCAACTACCTGGCCTGGCATACGGCCCTCGTTCCGGGCATCGGATCCTGGTCGATCGACGCCGCGCTCGACGTATTGCTTTTTCTCATGCTTGGCTGGCGATGGTCGCCGCTGATTGCGGTTGCGATAGCTCTGCGAATCGCGATAGGGAACGCGCCGGGTATCTCGCTAGCCGGTCAGATCGTAGAGCCGGCGATCGCCGGAGCCGGTTACGGTATAGCCACGTGTTGGTTGCTCCAGCGCATGCGCGTTCGGTTTCCGCTCGCAAGCCTGCGCGAAGTGGCCCTGTTCAGCGGGTTGCTCGTCCTAGCGGCACCCATCGTGATCAATCTCGTCGAAATGCTCGTCGCGGTCGCTTTTCACGACCTCACGTGGGAACGTGCGTTGATTCATTACGTGCGGTTCTTCTCAGGCGACGCCGTCGCGATCATCGTCATCGTGCCCGCCGTTACCGCCTTCGCGGACTGGAATGCCATGCGGACGTCGCTGTTGACGCGGCGCCCCCACGCGGGGCGCGAGCTCGTGCTCGCATCGATTACGACGGCGATCGTGGTGTGCGCCGCCTTTGTGATTCGTCCCGTTGTGGGAACCCCCGCACTAGAACTCGCCTTCGTGCCGCTGGCGGTCTTAGCGATCCGGTTCGGCATGGGCGGAGCGATCGTGGGCATCGTCGTCACCGATATATCCTCGACGGTGCTGCACTTTGCGTTTAATACGACGAACCTGGATAACACCGAATATCAGATGTTCTTGCTCGCGTCCGCGCTGATGTCGCTCTTATTGGGGGCGGTATCTGCGGAGCGCGACGCGTTGACGGTACGTTTAGAGCGGCGCGCGTTCGTGGACGAACTCACGGGCCTCCCGAATCGCGAGCCGCTGATCGAATGGATCGAGCGGCATTCGGACGCTTCGCTCATCCTGGTCATTCTCGATATCGACGATATGCGGCTGCTGAACGAGGGAGTGGGCCGCGTCAACGCCGACCGCGTGCTTGCAGACCTTGCCGTCCGGTTGCGCACGGGACTGCCGACGTCGTACTACGTAGCGCGATTGAGCGCCGACGAGTTCGCGGTCGCACTGGTGGACGATCGTAGCCCCCACGCGCTGCTGGCCGAGCTACGCGGATTCTTCGAGGCGCCGTTCGATGTCGAGGGATCGCGCATCTTCGTCTCGGCCTCGATCGGAGCGGTTCGCATGGTGCGATTTAGCTCTGCCGACGACGTGCTACGCAAGGCCGATCTGGCACTGCACCATGCGAAACGCACGCCTACTCGCGGCGTCGTTTACTCTCCGGAATTACAGGCCGGCGCCGCACCTTCACTCGTCGGCGAACTGCATCGCGCGGTCGAGCGCGACGAGTTCGTGCTGTTTTTCCAACCGATTTTTGCCTACGACAAAGAAGCGCAGTTTTGGCGCGTGGCCGGAGCCGAGGCGCTCCTGCGGTGGGCTCATCCCGAACGTGGCATCGTCACGCCGGACAGTTTCATCGACATGCTCGAGCGGTTGGCGATTAGCGAACGTGTGGGCTGGAACGTCGTGGATCGGAGCCTCGCTCAGGCGGCGATATGGCGCGCGACTGTCCCGGACTTCAAAGTGTGGGTCAATCTTTTTGGAAGACAAGCCGTCGACCGGGATTGTTCCCGGCGCATCGGCGAGGCCATTTTGCGCGCCGGCCTTCCGAGCGACGTGCTCGTCGTCGAAATCTCGGAGCGACTCGTTGCCAGTGACGAACGCGAGGTTGCGGCGCTCGTGCAATCCTTGCGGCGCATCGGGGTGATGACCGCGATCGACGACTTCGGTACCGGCGGATCGACGTTTGGGCGCGTCAGCGACGTCCCGGCCGAAATTCTGAAAATCGATCGGACCTTCGTCAACCGCAGCGAGGTCGACGCCAAGGCAAAAGCGGTGGCTACCACGATCGTTCGATTGGCCTCGGAACTCGGTATGACCGTCCTTGCCGAAGGCGTCGAGAACGCCATGCAAGTCGAGGCGATGCTCGACATCGGCTGCTACTTGGCCCAGGGCTATGCCCTGGGCCATCCGCTTCCGGCCGATCTGTTTACTCGGACGGTACTCGACGTGAGCATCGCGATCTAG